The following DNA comes from Alnus glutinosa chromosome 6, dhAlnGlut1.1, whole genome shotgun sequence.
CTTAGAATGAATCGTGTTAGCCGCAAATGTCTGGGCGTATACTCAAACACTTGTGAAGTTTTAATAgtttagttttcttttccttaatcaTATGCAATCAAAtggaggatatatatatatatggaacatTCAGGAATTGGGCTTCAAAAGTTTATCATTGTCAATTTCATCTTGACACTGGAAATGACATTCTGGTTCTGATTTAGGTTGTTCATCCAGCACCTGGGAATGCTACTGGCACACTTGTAAATGGCATTCTTCATCATTGCAGTCTTCCACTTGTTGCATTTTCAAATGAGGAAGTTCTTTCAGATGCTGAGGATATTTCTGATGACGAGTTCAGTAGCTTTTTTACttgctaaaagaaaaagaaaaaaaaaagatgacttCAGTAGCTTTTTTACAGACCAAAGTCCTAATGAGTGGTTATATTCCAGCCAAAGTGGGGCAGCTATTCGCCCAGGGATTGTGCACAGATTGGACAAAGGCACTAGTGGATTACTTGTTGTGGCAAAGGTAACCCCTGGGTCCCTTGATAACTTCTTCTATGCACCAGAAACTAGAAAACTACCATTCTGTTTGTAACAGTCAGATTTGTCCTGTGGACGATTACACTATGATGGCAGGATGAACACTCTCATGCCCATTTATCTGAACAATTCAAGCTACACACCATTCAAAGAGTATACATTAGTGTTACTTCTGGAGTGCCATCTCCAACTGCTGGACGTGTTGAGGTCCCAATTGGTCGTGATTTCAACAATCGGATTCGCATGGCTGCTGTATCAGGATCAAATAACTGTAGACAGGCCCGCCATGCTGCTAGTAGGTGATTGATGGTCCTCCATCACTTCCATTATCATGTTACTTGTCTGTTACTTAAGTTATGCTTTACAGTGTTGTTAAATACAACAAttaaggagagagagaaaatgataTGGTAGTagggatttaattcctgaggaTTTAGACTACCTTGCTATCAGAAATGAACCTCTAACGCCTAAAGTTGTGAAATATAGGAATTGGACACTTAAAAAGTACTCACCAAATTAACATGAGGCTTGGTCGTCGGATCAGTGGATTTGGTTTTCACTATGCTGAAAACGCTGATTTATTTGGCATATATTTGATGTGAAGAAAGCTCTTTCAATcaaagtaaattttcttttatcccAACATGTGCAGTTTACATGTTGCTTACATTTCACATCTACAGTGATTGGAATAGAAGAATCGAAAGGAACCCTAGACCTTGAAAAGTAATTGTGATTTATTCGTATATGGAGAATTCAAAAGGTCATTGAACAACGAATAAAAGAAACActaattaagattttaaataCAAGCATGCTGTAAAAGTAAACATGAGTTGTAAGTTTGATGCAACAATACATGTCAGTGTGATAGGAATGAAGCAATGTCTTTCATTCTGTTGGTTTTGCTTGTTTTCAAATTATACGCTGTTCAAATCTTTATAAGGTTATGCTGCATGTGTACTAAAGTTGGTTGAAACTATATCAGATACAAAGTAATTGAAATACTTGCTGGTGGTGGTTCTGCATTGGTTGAGTGGAGATTAGAAACTGGACGTACTCATCAGGTACTGCATAGtgtataatttgaaaaaaaaaatatcatggaGATGTTAAACTTTAAACaacattttaaatttatattccAATGCTGATGAACAAATGCATCCATGGAATGTTGGTGCCTGTGTTTACAAAGCCTTCATATTGAATGTATGCTTGTCAAATGCCCACCAGAATCTGTGGTAAAAATAAGGGAGAGTTTTTTGCAATCATGATGTTTTTCCTTGCACTGCCAAGGAGCTTAAAACATCTCAAATCATGGGATCTAATTTTCAGCTAGAAAATATATGcttttgcctaaaaaaaaaaaaaaaagcagaaagaaaaaaaaaaaaagaaaaagaaatttgataGTGAAATGGTAAAGATGGTATGTTGTGTTTGGTTGTGTTGAATTGACGTGAAGCAGAATAGTAGCACCGATTTCTCTGCAATGCAGGCTTATCATTTCAGATTATACTTATAACTTCTCTAAATCTCATGAGTCTTATCAAACTGTTACGGACCTATGTTAGGAGGCACAAATGCATGGCAGCCGACATAGCTGGAGAACAACATGATGAAACCCTAGCGACAACAAATCCTAACCCTAGTGGCGGCTGATTATGTTATGGAAAGAGGCAAGTCAGTGCTTGTAGAGCACAACTGTGTAGGGGGGAAATtcctaagaataagggattTATATCCCATTTCAGTAGCtcctaagaataagggattGATATCCCCTTTTTGTTAGATGGAAAAAATCCCTAAGAATAAGGCGTTAGCTATTATTAGCATCTTGTAATCGTAAACCTATTTATACGGGTTTTATGAAATAAACAAGCATGTTGAAAATTAGCAAAACACAACACTAGTAGTTGAATTGGGAAGCaaaggtacctcgaatacctcatTATCCATTCACCATAGGGAAGCACATGAAGTTCGTTCTTGCGGCTTTGCCTATCATCAAACCAGTTACCCGTTCACAAACACGAGCCTAtaacaacttggtatcagagccaagtctCGACGAGATGGAACAACGAATAGAGCGCATGGAGAAGGAGTTAGGAGCCATAGACTAGCGGATACAAAAGGATATGGAGAAGATGTTCGGTGCCTAGAAGCATATGGAGGAGATGTTGGGTGCCCTACTCACCAAAAGGCAGGGCAATCGAGAGGAAGACCAAAGCAATTCAGCAAGTTCCTCTGGCCCCGAATCGGCAGTGATTCCAACCGGACTGAATTTGGCAGCTCTTTCCCAAAGGTTGCCAAATTGAAGTTTCCCAATTACGACGGTACTGAAGACCCAACCAGTTGGTTCTGTCATGCAGAGCAATTTTTCAACTTTCAAAACACAGTGGAAGAGGGCAAGGTGGATTTGGCAGCATACCATTTGGAAGGCGAAGCACAGTTTTGGTATCTGTTATACAAAGAAACTGAGGAAGGAGTAATGTGGGAGAATTTGAAGGAAGGTTTGCATGTGAGATATGGCCCTACACAATTCGATGATTTCTTTGGAAATCCCACAAAACTACGTCTACCGGGACTGTACGAGAGTATCAATGGCAGTATGAGCGGTTGTTGAGCAGGGTCGGTAGACTCTTGGCAGCACAACAGATTGGAGGGTTCATTAGCGGCCTTAAGGAGATCATCAGGTCGGAAGTCCAGGCCTCCCGTCCCCCCACTCTCGCTGCAGCAATAGGCCTCGCACGGTTGTATGAGGCGAGATTGCAATCCCAACGAAGAGcccataatttttttgagcCAAGGAGAGCCACGGGTCCAGCAAACCCACCTCCACTGCCATCCGCCAATTTGGTGCGGAACTGGGCTTCGGTGATTCGGAAGTTGAGCCCAGCCGAGTTGAAATACCGAAGAGATAGGGGCCTTTGTTTCAACTGTGACGACAAATTTTCACCCGGCCATAGGTGCAGGAAAATCTTTCTAATCAAGGAGATTTTATGAGGATGAGGCTGACGATCCAGGCGATGAGTGGGCAATGACGACGAGATTGAGATCCCAGAAATCTCTCTTCATGCAATCTCCGGAATACCGACCCCCCAGAAGATGCGAATCCCCTGCGTCATTAAGGAGACTCGGGTGGTCTTGTTAGCCGACACAGGAAGTACCCACAACTTCCTCAGCACAAAACTAGCGGCGCAGTTGGGcttaaaaccaaacaaacacaCGGCCGTTGAAGTTATGGTGGCAAATGGGGAGAGATTGTCCAGCAAAGGGAAGTGCTCGGCCGTGCCGGTCTGGCTTGAAGGAACCTTGTTCACCCTAGAATTTTTCCTCATCGACCTCCGAGGATACTACTCGATCCTTGGGTTACAGTGGCTAAAAACACTCGGCCTTATCCTTTGGGATTTCACAGTCCTATCTATGAGCTTTATGCGGGAAGGTCTGAAGGTGACTTTAATAGGGATGAATGCACCTAGTAACCGGTTGTTGGAAGGATCAAAAATGCAGAGGGAGTTGCGGCGCTGCCCCTTGCTCCAGCTCTTTGCAGTCCAATTGAGAGTAGAGCAGCAATGCCCAAGTGTCAACGACCCTGATTTGCAGCAGCTCTTGGAGATTTTCCAGGACTTATTTGAGGAGCCCGTTGGCCTGCCATCGGTGTGCCGCCATGACCATAAGATTCCCCTAATTGAAGGCTCTTCACTAGTAAACGTGCAGCCATACAAGTACCCTCATTACCAGAAAATGAGATTGAGAAGATCATTGTAGATTTGCTTAATGCTGGTGTCATTAGGGCTAGCACTAGCCCTTGTTCATCCCCAGTTTTGTTGGTGAAAAAAAAGACACCTCATGGAGATTGTGCGTGGATTATCGAGCTCTCAACCGGCTTACCATCAAGGATAGGTTCCCCATTTCGGTTATCGACGAGTTACTAGATGAATTGCATGGTGCCCAATATTTCTCAAAGCTGGATCTTCGCTCTGGATACCATCAAATTCGGATGCAAGAGCAAGACGTGGAGAAAACTGCATTCTGGACACACCACGGGCATTTTGAATTCTTGGTCATGCCTTTCGGCCTATCGAATGCCCCATCAACATTTCAATCCTTGATGAATGATATCTTCGATAATTTTTTGCgtaaatttgttcttttttttttctttttttaatgatatattgATCTATAGTCGGTCTTGGGAGAATCATCTACAACATTTAACCTGTGTTTTTGAAGTTCTGAGAGCTAACCGTTTATATGTTAGAAGAGATAAATGTAGCTTTGGGTAGCAAAGGGTCCATTATTTGGGCCACATCATTGACAGGGAGGGTGTTGCGGTGGATCCCGATAAAGTCCAAGCAATGCTGGCATGGCCGAAGCTCCACTCTCTTAAAGGACTTCGGGGTTTCCTCGACCTCACTGGATATTATCGCAAATTCATTCAACACTACAGAGCCATTGCTCGGCCCCTAATGCAACTCTTGAAGAAAGATGCCTTTGTGTGGAATGCGAAGGCCGAAGGTTCTTTCTCTCAACTCAAGACAGCCATGACGCAAGCACCAGTGCTGGCCCTGCCAGATTTCACCAAACAGTTTGTCATTGAATGCGATGCATCCGGTCTTGGCATAGGGGCATTTTTAATGCAAGGTCGCCAACCTATTGCCTACTTTAACCAAATTCTACAGGGCCACAATCTCAACCTCTCCACCTATGACAAAGAGATGCTTGCCCTTATCACCTCTATCCAAAAGTGGCGCCCCTACCTCTTAGGTCATCGGTTTGTGGTAAGAACCGACCATCACAGCCTCAAGTATCTGTGGGATTAGACTATAGCTACCGAGGCATAGCAAAAATGGCTCATCAAGCTCATGGGGTATGATTTCACCATTGAGTACAAAAGGGGACATGACAACCGAGCAGCCGTTGCTCTCTCAAGACAAACGGAAGGGGATCTTCTTGCAATATCCGAGTCGGTTCCTCGTTGGATTGAGCCAATTCAGCGTGAAGTCCAGCATGATCCTGGCCTTGTTGCCTTGACTGAGAAGATAAAACAGAATGCAGTTCAAGGGCTGTGGCATAGACATGCCGGGCTTATCTATTTCAAAGACTGGATATACCTCAAGGCCGGCTCCCCAATAACAGAAGCCATAATTACCAAGTTCCACAACAGCACCCATGAAGGATATCAGAAGGGCCTTCAGCACATCCgggcagttttttttttggccctgTATGAAACAGCAACTTCATAGTTTTATCCGGAACTGTGATACCTGCCAACGCCATAAAGCCGACAACACCTGACTTGCCGGGTTGCTGCAGCCCTTGCCCATTCCCGAACGTGTTTGGTCGGACATCTCCATGGAATTAATTGATGGGCTCCCTACCTCCTATGGCCGAACCACCATCTTTGTGGTTGTTGACCGTCTTTCCAAGTATGGACACTTCACTCCCCTCAAGCATTCTTTATACAGCCCCGCAAGTGGCTCAAACTTTCTTTGAGGTGATCTTCCGGCTGCATGGCATTCCTTCTTCAATTGTTTGTGACAGGGACCCGGTATTCATGGGAATATTTTGGCGGGAGCTCTTTCGCGTCCAAGGAACTAAGTTTAACTTTAGTTCCGTGTATCACCCTCAAACGGATGGCCAAACCGAAGTTGTGAACCGCACCATTAAAATGTGCTTGCGGTGTTTTACTAGCTCTAAGCCAAAGTAATGGGCCAAATGGTTCCCGTGGGTGGAGTATTGCTACAACACCGGGTTCCATTCGGCAACTAAGCGCACCCCCTTTGAGATTGTTTATGGGCGTCCCCCACCACCCTTGTTACCGTACACTCCAGGTACCATCCAATTTGCTGCTGTGGCCGAGGCTTTGGGGACTAGGGATGAGCTGCTTAGGGAGGTAAGACTATTGGCAGCCCAGAACAGGATGAAACAGGTGTATGATCAGCATCATTCGGAACGAGTCTTCTCGGAGGGTGAATGGGTCTATTTGCGGCTCGAAGGGTACCGACAGCATTCGGTTCAGAAACACCATCATCCTAAACTTGCCCCTAAATTCTATGGCCCCTACAGGATTGTCAAGAAAATCGGTCTAGTGGCATACTGGCTGGCCCTTCCCCCAAAAGCGAAAATTAATGATGTCTTCCATGTCAGTTCTCAAGAAGTGGGTCAGCAATGGGGTTCCAATTCAAGATCATCTTCCTCTCATTCCAGAAGACAGCAGGTTGACTCCCCAAGCCATCCTTGAACACCGTATCCATCAAGGAAATGCTGAGGTGCTTGTACATTGGAAGGACCTCTCCCCTGCGGATGCCACGTGGGAGTCTCTCTCGGACCTCCAGCTTTGTTTTTCCAATTTTGCCCTTATGGATAAGGGCCATTTTAAGGGCTGAGGAGTGTTACAGACCTATGTTAGGAGGCACAAACGCATGTCAGCCGACACAGCTGGAGAACAACATGATGAAACCCTAGTGGCagcaaaccctaaccctagtggTGGCTGATTCTGTTATGGAAAGTGGCAAGTCAGTGCTTGTAGAGCATGACTGGGTGGGGGGGAAATtcctaagaataagggattTATATCCCATTTCAGTAGCtcctaagaataagggattGATATCCCCTTTTTGTTAGATGGAAAGAATCCCTAAGAATAAGGCATTAGCTATTATTAGCATCTTGTAATCGTAACCCAATTTATAGGGGTTTTATGAAATAAACAAGCACGCTGAAAATTATCAAAACACAACTCTAGTAGTTGAATTGAGAGGTAAAGGTACCTCAAATACCTCATTATCCATTCACCACCGTTCACCATAGGGAAGCACAGGAAGTTTGTTCCTACGGCTTTGCCTATCATCAAACCAGTTACCCGTTCACAAACACAGGCCTATAACACAAACTATCTAAAAGCTTAGACATGAAGCTTATTGGGACACTAGTATTATTTGAACTAAAACTTGCCCTTGTTGAGGGTAATAGCCACTTACCAACTTTGTATGTCTGAACCCAAGTCAACAACTCCAAAGATTTATTTCCTGCCATTAGGGCAGCTGATATctttttcttcaagataaaattttctaaaataacaattttatcaTGCACCTTTTTTTCCCAAGTTGGTTGAAGGTTCACTTCAACATTGCATGAAGTTCCTTGTTACTTTGTTAGTATTCATGCTTTTGTATACAAAATAGAAGCTATTGCCTAACGTCTTTTGTGATCAAGTGTCTTTAGCTATCCCTACTGTGTAGATTTGTAAATCTTTCAAGTAGTTTCCTTTATTAGTggctgtattttttttttttttttttttaatttatacttTCCTCGTCCCATTGACATTTACCTTGCATGTTTGATTTGAGGAAGATAAGTTATTTGTGTCTCATGCCGTAAGATATAGTTTCCAGCTCTCCCTCCTTTGGTCTCTGGTTCCAAATTAAAGCACATTACTTTAATCATTATTATAAGGCCATTCATACTTTTGGAAGCATGTCACAGTgtaatgacacattttttatatACCATGTTAGTGTCTGATCGAGTCTGGTTgattgcttatttatttattttttgaaaatagatGCGCTTGGCCCCTGCTGGACCATCAGAATGATGGATCCTTTTAGTATAATCTACACAAAATGATTGACAGGTTCCACGTATTTATGCAATCATTTGCATCATacctctttcttttaatttcttaaatgaCTAACTTGAGACATGTAATCCCATTACATAAAACACCAATTGGTGATCAAAATATCTTTGATCTTCTATAATCTATACTCACAAGTCACAACCCCTCTTATTGCTTTATTTGATGTAGATCCGTGCGCATGCAAAGTACTTGGGGATTCCCCTTTTAGGTGATGAGGTTTATGGAGGGACCAAGAGCATGGCCTTGTCGCTGCTTCGGCCTAGAACCCCACCTGGCCATCATGGACAACTTTTGCAACTGGTTTCTGGATTGGACAGGCCTTGCCTCCATGCTTTGGCTCTTGGGTTAGAGGAGAAAAAATAGTTTGCAATATTTGCTCTACAAATGGAGTTACAGAATATTTACTTTTGCCATTCTTTTGTAGGTTTAAGCATCCTCATACAACAGAAAACATGTATTTTGCATGCCCTCCACCTGCTGATTTTGCTGAGATCCTGAGCCAGCTTCGTGAAATTGGCACAGTGAAGGTACTTACCCAGTAATATGCACGATCAGGCCTCACCTGTAGtatttccaaaagaaaaatgttagaccTACAAGTTTTTTACATGCTGACCCGTGTTAGCATGTAATTAGaatgtgttaatttttttttttagtggttgaTGTGACTTCAATCACATGCTGACACATGTCATCGAGTTGTAAAACAGTTGTAGGTGTAGTATTATTCTTTCCAAAATGACATTTCATGATGTTTCTCCTTAAAAAATGAAACCAGCCTTTCTAACTATCAAGTATTTGTTCTGCAGCCTTCATTGAAGGTATGATTATAGCATGCTGGTAAAGGTAGTGAGGACCTGCTGCCTTCCGCTGAAGACATGGCTCGATAATTAATAATGAGGATCTGTAGTTATAGAGGTCAACCACCCCTtcccaaacacacacacaagaaGGCCTTCTTGAATGCATGATTATTTTTGGAATCTTGCTTGAAGAATGCTTCGTACATTATGTTAGACTATTTAATTAACTAAGAATTATGTAACAAATATCATCCAGAGCCTGTAATtgtaatttaatattgttaGATGATTGTTGTATGCTAGTTCATCTTAACAAATATCATCCACACCCAACAACTATAAGAAGAATGCTCCGTTGTGAATTGAACCTTTCGGTCAAATGTTGTATAAAGATTTCTCTCCTTTAGGTGGCGGGCATGATCGTAATCCGGCCCGACGCTGGgccaaatattaattttttcaacATGGCCAGCCCCatagagttttattttttcaatgattttttgttttttgtttttttgtttttgagagtCGACTGTGGAGCCTTTGTTTAAAACTTTAAATCTCAGACTCTAAACAATCCTACGTGGAATTAGGGGAAATTTCTTTAGCCCCCATTCTACACGATTTGCAATATCTGCTCTCAACTTTTCAATTAGGTTTAATGTTCTCCAATTGGGGTTGCGGTGTCCTCCTTTTCTCTTCAAAAAGACTATAAtgcccataaaaataaaaatgaaaaaaattaaagaattttgattatgacaaaaaaaaaaaaaaaaaaaaacactgacCCATGGCAGTGATGGAACAACCGTTGCCATGGGTAACCAAAGTACTAAAATACTTGGTCTTTTCGgagtgaaaaagaaatattgCAACCCATCTAGTAGATTGGTAAGGTCCATTAATCTAATTAAAATATGGGAGAGACTATAAATTATAAACCAGGAGATAGATTAAAGGACATGCAAGTTAAAAcactaataaatttaaagccTGGGTTTGGTTCGTTCACGGACTCTCAGTAAAATGCACTGGGCCTAGGACCGGCACAAATCTTGATCGGGCCTGATTTTAATATCTGATCGAGTTCAACCTACGGGGCCCTATTTTGTTTGCCCACATCCGTATATCGAGGCTGGAGAGAGCACAGTCGGAACTGGCCCAAAGGCAAAAAAGGACAGCACGTGCTCATTACCGGCTCCTAAGAGATAAGGAGAgagcaactttattttttttataaaaataaataaataaataaaagatgtaTAAGCACTTTTAATTTAGTGATTATTTTGTTAGTTTACAGTTGGCTATCAACACATCATCTTCCTATCCCTGAAGATCTGCA
Coding sequences within:
- the LOC133870370 gene encoding RNA pseudouridine synthase 2, chloroplastic isoform X1, producing the protein MLSLSIHSSLSSFSAKSFVLQSSPSFFRNPRAPSRDLRTFLTASASSGSTNSDESHEALAGRRGNYGGVRLEETVCISSGKLRLDSWISSRISGISRARVQSSIRSGLVAVNGRVVDKVSHNVKAGDKVDCTISELQPLRAEPENIPLNIVYEDEHVLVVNKPAHMVVHPAPGNATGTLVNGILHHCSLPLVAFSNEEVLSDAEDISDDDQSGAAIRPGIVHRLDKGTSGLLVVAKDEHSHAHLSEQFKLHTIQRVYISVTSGVPSPTAGRVEVPIGRDFNNRIRMAAVSGSNNCRQARHAASRYKVIEILAGGGSALVEWRLETGRTHQIRAHAKYLGIPLLGDEVYGGTKSMALSLLRPRTPPGHHGQLLQLVSGLDRPCLHALALGFKHPHTTENMYFACPPPADFAEILSQLREIGTVKPSLKV
- the LOC133870370 gene encoding RNA pseudouridine synthase 2, chloroplastic isoform X2, which encodes MLSLPLHSSLSSFSAKSFVLQSSPSFFRNPRAPSRDLRTFLTASASSGSTNSDESHEALSGRRGNYGGVRLEETVCISSGKLRLDSWISSRISGISRARVQSSIRSGLVAVNGRVVDKVSHNVKAGDKVDCTISELQPLRAEPENIPLNIVYEDEHVLVVNKPAHMVVHPAPGNATGTLVNGILHHCSLPLVAFSNEEVLSDAEDISDDDQSGAAIRPGIVHRLDKGTSGLLVVAKDEHSHAHLSEQFKLHTIQRVYISVTSGVPSPTAGRVEVPIGRDFNNRIRMAAVSGSNNCRQARHAASRYKVIEILAGGGSALVEWRLETGRTHQIRAHAKYLGIPLLGDEVYGGTKSMALSLLRPRTPPGHHGQLLQLVSGLDRPCLHALALGFKHPHTTENMYFACPPPADFAEILSQLREIGTVKPSLKV